A genome region from Deinococcus sp. KNUC1210 includes the following:
- a CDS encoding uracil-DNA glycosylase family protein: MTARPDLPDAAALEQLASENRACTACRLRGGCTQVVVSDGNPAARVLIVGEGPGGDEDRVGRPFVGRGGQLLDKILGAVQLGRDDVYITNIVKCRPPANRTPESDESQTCTALWLEPQLSLLRPQIILTLGNTPTQYMLGTRQGITRLRGVWHPYRQQDGLWQALLMPMFHPAYLLRNDTRVQGGPKSLTWRDIQEVRHVLDGAAPHGYTDAARPTKEQGGLF; encoded by the coding sequence TTGACAGCACGCCCTGACCTTCCGGATGCTGCCGCGCTGGAGCAGCTTGCCAGCGAGAACCGCGCCTGTACCGCCTGCAGACTCCGGGGCGGCTGCACGCAGGTCGTCGTGTCGGACGGAAACCCGGCGGCACGGGTGCTGATCGTGGGGGAGGGGCCGGGCGGTGACGAGGACAGGGTGGGTCGGCCTTTCGTGGGGCGCGGCGGGCAACTGCTCGACAAGATTCTGGGCGCGGTGCAGCTCGGCAGAGACGACGTGTACATCACCAACATCGTCAAGTGCCGCCCGCCTGCCAACCGCACCCCCGAGAGCGACGAATCGCAGACCTGCACCGCGCTGTGGCTGGAACCGCAGCTGAGTCTGCTGCGCCCGCAGATCATCCTGACGCTGGGAAATACGCCCACCCAGTACATGCTGGGGACGCGCCAGGGCATCACCCGGCTGCGCGGCGTGTGGCACCCGTATCGTCAGCAGGACGGCCTTTGGCAGGCCCTGCTGATGCCGATGTTTCATCCGGCCTACCTGCTGAGAAACGACACCCGCGTGCAGGGCGGCCCCAAGAGCCTGACCTGGCGCGACATTCAGGAAGTGCGGCACGTTCTGGACGGGGCCGCGCCACACGGGTACACCGACGCCGCACGGCCCACGAAGGAACAGGGCGGCCTGTTCTAG
- a CDS encoding C40 family peptidase: MKAFRVLSLAVTLLASSAFASTYTVKPGDTLSSIARMAGMEPAALMQQNHLSTTTLQVGQKVQYGSSASTSKPSSRTSAQASAPQRSSGGAYVRAAASRFLNIRYVLGGTGGRGIDCSAYTRAVFSQLGVNLPRTAREQFRVGTPVSRGNLQAGDLVFFNTIGGVSHVGIYLGNGQFANANSYQGRTIIESMTTAYWSAHYIGARRVLNG; encoded by the coding sequence ATGAAAGCCTTTCGTGTTCTTTCCCTGGCCGTAACTCTGCTTGCGAGCAGCGCTTTCGCCTCCACGTACACCGTGAAGCCGGGCGACACCCTTTCGAGCATCGCCCGTATGGCCGGGATGGAACCCGCCGCGCTGATGCAGCAGAATCACCTCTCGACCACCACTCTTCAGGTCGGACAGAAGGTGCAGTACGGTTCTTCGGCCAGCACCAGCAAGCCCAGCAGTCGAACCAGCGCACAGGCCAGTGCGCCTCAGCGCAGCAGCGGCGGTGCCTATGTCCGGGCCGCCGCTTCCCGTTTCCTGAACATCCGGTACGTTCTGGGCGGGACGGGCGGGCGCGGCATCGATTGCAGCGCCTATACCCGCGCCGTGTTCTCGCAGCTCGGCGTGAACCTGCCGCGCACCGCCCGCGAGCAGTTCCGGGTCGGCACTCCCGTCTCGCGGGGCAACCTCCAGGCAGGCGACCTGGTGTTCTTCAACACCATCGGCGGCGTGTCGCACGTGGGGATCTACCTGGGCAACGGTCAGTTCGCCAACGCCAACAGCTATCAGGGGCGTACCATCATCGAATCCATGACCACGGCCTACTGGTCGGCGCACTACATCGGCGCTCGCCGGGTGCTGAACGGCTGA
- a CDS encoding LEA type 2 family protein: MLPALPRLRPVRVLLAPLLALGLAACMPSQPIIAVPTFQVQSVRLTGLTLPTFSSSATAYLTLQLLVNNPNPIALHMANIAANVVLDGTEVTKINLPDVDLPARGSAVQRADLSIPVTLATAANFLKVARGQQVSYRLDGTFTADLGLLGRPSFGPFTLVQGVLQQPAILP; encoded by the coding sequence ATGCTGCCTGCTCTCCCCCGTCTGCGGCCTGTACGCGTGCTGCTGGCCCCGCTCCTGGCCCTGGGCCTCGCGGCCTGTATGCCCAGCCAGCCGATCATCGCGGTGCCGACCTTTCAGGTTCAGAGCGTCCGGCTGACCGGCCTGACCCTGCCGACCTTCAGCAGTTCCGCCACCGCCTACCTGACGCTGCAACTGCTGGTGAACAATCCCAATCCCATTGCGCTGCACATGGCGAACATCGCCGCCAACGTCGTGCTCGACGGCACAGAGGTGACGAAGATCAACCTGCCGGATGTGGACCTGCCCGCCCGGGGCAGCGCTGTCCAGCGGGCCGATCTGAGCATCCCGGTCACGCTCGCCACCGCTGCCAACTTCCTGAAAGTGGCGCGTGGACAGCAGGTTTCGTACCGGCTCGACGGCACCTTTACCGCCGATCTGGGACTGCTGGGGCGGCCCAGCTTCGGGCCATTCACGCTGGTGCAGGGCGTCTTGCAGCAGCCCGCCATCCTGCCATGA
- a CDS encoding amidase produces the protein MSEQSSGIWAYLPATPLPGTPGGPLSGLTFSVKDLFGMEGWPLTASTRAPLPEVADSPLVTRLLALGATCVGKTHLHEIALGITGMNAFGGTPNPLDSTRVTGGSSSGAAASVAHGQADFALGTDTGGSIRVPAAWCGVVGYKPTKDDPLWPTQGVLPLSPTCDHAGPLARDLSTIVKVQEALSGQTVPPQSWAGLRVGLWQPTAWLDAQADEALSELAARVKQLGAALVPVEVPDMLDAYSDIVQSEAAHVHRAALALHDPGFSAGTLALLRRGAGLSAETVSAACERREVYRRLLDDRMAELDVLLAPAVPCAAPLTGQDEVALLGGTVPLRVAVLRLTVPFSLLGLPTLVLPLPTPGGLSMGVQVVAKRGEDRQLLGLGLGLLEQ, from the coding sequence ATGAGTGAGCAGAGTAGTGGCATCTGGGCCTATCTGCCCGCCACACCGCTGCCGGGCACGCCGGGCGGCCCGCTGTCGGGTCTGACCTTCAGCGTCAAGGACCTGTTCGGGATGGAGGGCTGGCCCCTGACCGCCAGCACCCGCGCTCCGCTGCCAGAGGTGGCAGACAGTCCCCTCGTAACCCGGCTGCTGGCGCTGGGAGCAACCTGCGTCGGCAAGACCCATCTGCACGAAATTGCGCTGGGCATCACCGGAATGAACGCATTTGGCGGCACGCCCAATCCGCTGGACAGCACCCGTGTCACGGGCGGCAGCAGCAGCGGCGCGGCGGCGAGCGTGGCACATGGACAGGCCGATTTTGCGCTCGGCACCGACACCGGGGGCAGCATCCGGGTTCCGGCGGCATGGTGCGGCGTGGTGGGCTACAAACCGACCAAAGACGATCCGCTGTGGCCCACCCAGGGCGTGCTGCCGCTGTCGCCCACCTGCGATCACGCTGGCCCGCTGGCCCGCGACCTGAGCACCATCGTGAAGGTTCAGGAGGCGCTGAGCGGCCAGACGGTGCCGCCGCAGTCGTGGGCAGGGCTGCGGGTGGGTCTGTGGCAGCCGACAGCGTGGCTGGACGCACAGGCCGACGAAGCGCTGAGTGAGCTGGCGGCACGTGTGAAGCAGCTGGGCGCGGCGCTGGTGCCCGTCGAGGTGCCCGACATGCTCGACGCCTATTCCGACATCGTGCAGAGCGAGGCGGCCCACGTCCACCGGGCGGCCCTGGCCCTGCACGACCCCGGCTTCAGCGCGGGAACCCTGGCCCTGCTGAGGCGCGGCGCGGGCCTGAGTGCAGAAACGGTGTCGGCGGCCTGCGAGCGCCGCGAGGTCTACCGCAGGCTGCTCGATGACCGGATGGCAGAGCTGGATGTGCTGCTGGCTCCTGCCGTGCCGTGTGCCGCACCGCTGACCGGGCAGGACGAAGTTGCCCTGCTCGGCGGGACGGTGCCGCTGCGGGTGGCCGTGTTGCGCCTGACTGTGCCCTTCAGCCTGCTGGGACTGCCCACACTGGTCCTGCCGCTGCCCACCCCCGGCGGCCTGAGCATGGGCGTGCAGGTGGTGGCGAAGCGGGGCGAGGATCGCCAGCTGTTGGGCCTGGGACTCGGCCTGCTGGAGCAGTAA